Genomic DNA from Bacteroides zhangwenhongii:
AGCCTTCCAGACCTTCTTATTAACGTCCGGCGCAAACTTCTCGGAATAAGATTCTTTCAGAAAGACCGTATTCTTACCTCCTACCATATCAAGCAGAATTCCGAAACGGGCATTGTATCCTTGAACATGAGGATTGCGCGCCCAATACTGTGCTCCCAGACACCACGACTCTTCGTTATCCTGATCGTGCGCTCCATAATCTTCCGCATCAAGAAAGATGATGTCGATTCCAAGCTCCGGTTGCTGTTGATGAACCAGACGGGAAATCTCCAGCAAAGCCCCCACCCCGCTTGCTCCGTCATTAGCACCGAGAATAGGTGTTTTATGATTCTTTTTGTCAGGATCATTGTCGGCCCATGGGCGTGTGTCCCAATGTGCGAACAAAGCGATTCTTTTCTTACTTTCCGGTTTATAGGAGCCAATGATGTTTCTAGCCTTCAGCAAAGTACCGTCATAAGCTATCAAGTCGGCATACTGATCGGTCACCTGTGCGCCAAACTCTTTCAATTGATGCGCCAGATAGTTTCCACAAGCTATATGTCCCTTTGTGTTGGGGACACGAGGTCCGAAGTCCACTTGATTCTTTACGTACAAATAAGCACTGTCCGCATCAAACTGAGGTACATTCACCACTATCTTTTCGCTTTGTTCATTAGTTATATTCGCCTTGTTGCCTCCTCCGCACGAAAATGCAGACAGTAGCAGAAAAGCAGTCGTCAATAACATCATAGGTTTCTTTTTCATTATCCTCTTATCTATTAAGGTCTCAAAATTAGTTATTTTCATCAGAGTATCACCCGGATGGAATAGATTATTAACATATAAACTTTAATTCCACATTTTTCTTTCCAACGGTGAACCCCACTCTGGCTCCATTGATAAGTGGCAGATTGTGCGCGACATGTCCCACCGGAAAATTAAAACAAACGGGATAATCATACTCTTTCACCAAATCCGCCAAAGCCGCATACAGTTCCTTGCCCAGCGAACGGTCTTCTTCATATTCGGTAAACTGTCCGACGATGAGCCCGGACAATTTTTCGAGCACACCACCCAATTTCAAGTTATACATCATACGCTCAATGGCATGAGGACGTTCGCTCACATCTTCTATAAAAAGCACTGTTCCCGCTGCCGGAATATCGTATGGAGTACCGCGCAAGCCATAAGCTACCGCCATATTTCCGCCCCGCAAAATTCCTTCCGCACTGCCCTGCCTGTTCAACTTATGCTTCTCACAAGTATAAACAGGAAGATTGCCCGACAATATATCCTTCAAATAAAGCGAACACGGATCATCCTCCGGCTCCACCGTAAGATGGCGCGCCATCAATGAATGTAACGAAGCATAACCGTTTTTCTGGAACAGGTTATGCAGAGCGGTAATATCACTGAAACCAAGCAGCCATTTCGGATGTTCGCGGAAAGCGGTAAAATCAAGTTTGTCAATCAGATGAACCGCTCCATACCCGCCCCGACTGCAAAGGATGGCTTTTACTTTCGGATCGTCCATTGCATCCTGCAAATCATCCAAGCGTTGTTTGACTGTTCCGGCAAACCGACCGGAAGAGCCACCGGCATGCTTTCCCATAGCGACCTTCAAGCCCCATGACTCCAGCCGTTTCTTCGCACCTTTCAAGAACAACTTGTCTATCTTACTGGAAGGTGATACGATGACCACTTTATCGCCTTTCTGCAAAAAGGGAGGAAATTGAATATCCATACTTAATAATCTATTTATGATTCGGTAGATTTACTCATGCAAAAATACACGAAAAAACGATTCTAAGCGCATCTACCCGACAAAACAAACAAAATATAGCAAAATGTTACATCACAAGCGCAACTTTTCGGTTTGGAATCGTTATTTTTTCAATGATTTTTCAGATATTTGCTAAAAATCTAACGTTATGGAACCTATTCGAAATTTCGCTCAACTGACAGCCCATCTTAAAGTACTGAACCGCAGAAAACGTATCGCCGTAGTCTGTGCCAACGACCCCAACACGGAATACGCCATTTCCCGCGCTTTGGAAGAGGGCATTGCGGAGTTTCTCATGATCGGAGATTCAGCCATTCTGGAGAAATATCCCACACTCAAGCAATATCCCGAATATGTGAAAACCCTTCATATAGAGGACCCCGACGAAGCGGCGCGTGAAGCGGTGCGTATCGTCCGCGAAGGGGGAGCCGATATCCTGATGAAAGGGATTATCAATACGGACAATCTGTTGCACGCCATCCTCGACAAGGAAAAAGGCTTGCTCCCTAAAGGAAAAATCCTGACTCATCTTGCCGTCATGGAGATACCGACGTACGATAAGTTGCTTTTCTTCTCGGATGCAGCCGTCATTCCGCGTCCTACATTGCAGCAACGCATTGAAATGATCTGGTATGCCATCTGCACCTGCCGCCATTTCGGAATCGAACAACCGCGCATCTCATTAATACACTGCACCGAAAAGGTCAGTGCCAAATTCCCTCATTCATTGGATTATGTGAATATCGTAGAGCTTGCCGAAGCCGGCGAGTTCGGCAATGTAATTATTGACGGACCGTTGGACGTGCGTACTTCCTGCGAACAGGCAAGCGGGGATATCAAAGGAATCGTCTCCCCCATCAACGGACAGGCAGATGTACTGATTTTCCCGAATATCGAATCGGGGAATGCTTTTTACAAGTCCGTTTCCCTCTTCGCCAAAGCAGAAATGGCGGGATTGTTGCAAGGGCCTATCTGCCCGGTGGTTCTTCCTTCGCGCAGTGACTCCGGATTGTCCAAATATTACAGTATCGCTATGGCATGCCTGCAAGTGTCGGGAGACTGTGAATGCAGGAAGCAGGGCACTCAAGTTGCAAGTTCATCCATCTAAATCACACTTAAGCCTCACGATCCATGAAGATTCTAGTTATCAACCCCGGCTCCACGTCCACCAAAATAGCTGTTTATGAGAATGAAATGCCATTGCTAATCCGCAACATAAAACATACGACAGAAGAGTTAGCCGCATTCCCACGTATTATCGATCAGTTTGAATTCCGCAAGAACCTGGTACTGAAAGCGCTGGAGTCCGAAAAGATACCTTTCGACTTTGATGCGATCATCGGACGGGGAGGGCTGTTGAAACCAATTCCCGGTGGAGTGTATGAGGTAAACGATGTCATGTTGGACGATATCATCCATGCCATGCGCAATCACGCTTGTAACTTAGGTTGTCTCATAGCTTCCGAACTCAGCCTCTTGCTTCCCGGTTGCCGGGCTTTCATCGCGGATCCGGGAGTTGTTGACGAGCTGGAAGACGTTGCCCGTATCACAGGCTCTCCACTCATGCCGAAAATCACTATCTGGCACGCATTGAACCAACGGGCTATCGCCCGACGCTTCGCCAAGGAACAGCGCACAAAGTATGAAGATTTAGATCTGATTGTCTGCCATTTAGGTGGAGGGATTTCCGTAGCCGTCCATCGGCACGGAAGAGCGATAGACGCCAACAATGCATTGGACGGCTCCGGTCCTTTCTCCCCCGAACGTGCCGGCACACTGCCTGCCGGGCAGTTGATTGACTTGTGCCACAGCGGCCGGTTCACGAACGACGAACTTAAAAAACGTATTTCCGGACGTGCCGGACTGGCTGCCCATCTGGGAACAACCGACATCCCCACCGTCATACGTTCCATTGAAGCAGGCGACCATCATACCAAACTGATATTGGATGCCATGATTTACAATATCGCCAAAGAGATAGGGGCTGCCGCTACCGTGCTCTACGGAAAGGCGGATGCCATTCTACTGACAGGCGGTATCGCGCATTCCGATTATGTAATCAGCCGATTGAAAGAACGCATATCATTCATTGCTCCCGTATATGTGTATCCCGGAGAAGATGAATTGGAAGCATTAGCCCTCAACGCGCTCGGTGCATTACGGGGAGAATTGCCGATACAAGTATATAAGTAAGGTTGCTCCACGCAGAGAATAAGGAATTGACGCACACAAAACAGTACCTTTTTATGCACGCGGGTAGTCGTCACCTTACAAGGTGACCAATGTCCCCTTATAAGAAGACAAATGGCACTTTATAGAATGACAAATATCACTTTGCAAAGTGACCACCCAAACAGGCAAAAACAAAATTTCTTAAGATACGAAATTAATATAAGAAAAACAAGAAAAGCGACATTAAAAACCAAGTAAAATCACTCCCTTGTAACAGCCGATAAACATCCCAAGCAACAACAAACGGAAAAGCATATTATCCTCGCAGTCTAAACTTTTTTGCGTAAAAAGTCCTTTCTAAGAAAAAAATCTCATATATTTGCAACGTGTTAAGTTAATAAATTGATTAAGGTCGATTTTTGACTGTTTCGAATCGGGAAGTATGGGGGTACTTTCCGATTCTCTTTTTTAGCCCGATTCTCTCTCCTTATTCCCTATTCATCGTATAAAAAAAATAGCCCGAAAACTAAGTTTTCGGACTATCCTTACTATTATAAAGCTATTCGCTCTTTACTTCTTTTCCGGTCTTGGCAACAAAACTTTTCTAGAAAGTTTGAATTTACCGGTTTTCGGATCGATATCGATCAACTTCACGTCAATCTCATCACCTTCCTTAATTCCGGCTTCTTCTACAGTCTCAAGACGTTTCCAATCAATTTCGGAGATGTGCAGCAAACCGTCTTTGCCCGGCAAGAATTCGATAAACGCACCATAAGGCATGATAGAACGAACTTTACCTTTATACACTTCGCCTACTTCGGGAACAGCAACGATCGCTTTGATCATGCGCATTGCATCATCAATACATTTCTTATTTGTTCCTGAAAC
This window encodes:
- a CDS encoding phosphate acyltransferase, producing the protein MEPIRNFAQLTAHLKVLNRRKRIAVVCANDPNTEYAISRALEEGIAEFLMIGDSAILEKYPTLKQYPEYVKTLHIEDPDEAAREAVRIVREGGADILMKGIINTDNLLHAILDKEKGLLPKGKILTHLAVMEIPTYDKLLFFSDAAVIPRPTLQQRIEMIWYAICTCRHFGIEQPRISLIHCTEKVSAKFPHSLDYVNIVELAEAGEFGNVIIDGPLDVRTSCEQASGDIKGIVSPINGQADVLIFPNIESGNAFYKSVSLFAKAEMAGLLQGPICPVVLPSRSDSGLSKYYSIAMACLQVSGDCECRKQGTQVASSSI
- the buk gene encoding butyrate kinase; the protein is MKILVINPGSTSTKIAVYENEMPLLIRNIKHTTEELAAFPRIIDQFEFRKNLVLKALESEKIPFDFDAIIGRGGLLKPIPGGVYEVNDVMLDDIIHAMRNHACNLGCLIASELSLLLPGCRAFIADPGVVDELEDVARITGSPLMPKITIWHALNQRAIARRFAKEQRTKYEDLDLIVCHLGGGISVAVHRHGRAIDANNALDGSGPFSPERAGTLPAGQLIDLCHSGRFTNDELKKRISGRAGLAAHLGTTDIPTVIRSIEAGDHHTKLILDAMIYNIAKEIGAAATVLYGKADAILLTGGIAHSDYVISRLKERISFIAPVYVYPGEDELEALALNALGALRGELPIQVYK
- a CDS encoding M20 family metallopeptidase — translated: MKKKPMMLLTTAFLLLSAFSCGGGNKANITNEQSEKIVVNVPQFDADSAYLYVKNQVDFGPRVPNTKGHIACGNYLAHQLKEFGAQVTDQYADLIAYDGTLLKARNIIGSYKPESKKRIALFAHWDTRPWADNDPDKKNHKTPILGANDGASGVGALLEISRLVHQQQPELGIDIIFLDAEDYGAHDQDNEESWCLGAQYWARNPHVQGYNARFGILLDMVGGKNTVFLKESYSEKFAPDVNKKVWKAARKLGYGNLFINEDGGGVTDDHLFINRLARIKTIDIIASDPEGGFTPTWHTLTDNMDHIDKNTLKAVGQTVLEVIYNEK
- a CDS encoding S66 peptidase family protein → MDIQFPPFLQKGDKVVIVSPSSKIDKLFLKGAKKRLESWGLKVAMGKHAGGSSGRFAGTVKQRLDDLQDAMDDPKVKAILCSRGGYGAVHLIDKLDFTAFREHPKWLLGFSDITALHNLFQKNGYASLHSLMARHLTVEPEDDPCSLYLKDILSGNLPVYTCEKHKLNRQGSAEGILRGGNMAVAYGLRGTPYDIPAAGTVLFIEDVSERPHAIERMMYNLKLGGVLEKLSGLIVGQFTEYEEDRSLGKELYAALADLVKEYDYPVCFNFPVGHVAHNLPLINGARVGFTVGKKNVELKFIC